A stretch of Malus sylvestris chromosome 11, drMalSylv7.2, whole genome shotgun sequence DNA encodes these proteins:
- the LOC126588656 gene encoding classical arabinogalactan protein 26-like produces MAFFWSSFLALFILFMASHSSLALQSQPETQFSSISAAPAFLPGAPLSSSPTPSPDISPLFPSPGGVPLSPSESSLPTIPSSQSPPDPDVDVAPDQPDLALAPSGSLPVSHAVSVTSSLPINVMFFLGLLVWSGV; encoded by the coding sequence ATGGCTTTCTTTTGGTCATCATTCTTGGCACTCTTCATACTTTTCATGGCTTCTCACTCCTCACTAGCCTTACAATCCCAACCAGAAACACAGTTTTCAAGCATATCAGCCGCACCTGCATTTCTCCCAGGTgctcctctctcttcctctccaacCCCATCTCCTGATATTTCTCCATTGTTTCCATCTCCTGGTGGTGtgcctctctctccctctgagTCTTCTCTCCCCACTATCCCATCGAGCCAGAGTCCGCCGGACCCGGACGTCGATGTTGCTCCTGATCAACCAGACCTGGCTCTTGCTCCATCAGGCTCTCTCCCAGTTTCCCATGCAGTTTCTGTCACTTCATCTCTGCCTATAAATGTAATGTTTTTTCTTGGCTTGCTGGTTTGGTCTGGTGTGTAA
- the LOC126590568 gene encoding tubby-like F-box protein 3, with translation MSFKSMIQDMKGELGSISRKSFDVKFGMRSRSQRVVQDTSFRIDALKQSCWANMPPELLRDVLMRIEASDDTWPPRKNVVCCAGVCRNWREIMKEIVKSPEVSGKLTFPISLKQPGPRNSLLQCYIKRSCSNQTYYLFLGLSQASTDDGKFLLAAKKCRRPTCTDYTISLNSEDVSKGNSAFVGKLRSNFLGTKFTIYDAQPTSSGAKVTKCRSTRLVNKVSPRVPVGNYPVAHIAYELNVLGSRGPRRMQCVMDSIPARAVKPGGVAPTQTEFLHGSLDSFPSIPFSRSTSTRTENFSSPLESGENEGMLVLRNKAPRWHEQLQCWCLNFNGRVTVASVKNFQLVASPENGVAAGQEHENVILQFGKVGKDVFTMDYRYPISAFQAFAICLSSFDTKIACE, from the exons ATGTCTTTTAAGAGTATGATTCAAGATATGAAGGGTGAGTTGGGGAGCATTTCGAGGAAAAGCTTTGATGTTAAATTTGGAATGAGATCGAGGTCTCAGCGGGTGGTTCAGGATACCTCCTTCAGGATTGATGCTTTGAAGCAGAGTTGTTGGGCAAACATGCCGCCGGAGCTTTTGAGGGACGTGTTGATGAGAATAGAGGCGTCTGATGATACATGGCCTCCGAGGAAAAATGTGGTCTGCTGTGCTGGTGTTTGCAGGAATTGGAGAGAAATCATGAAAGAGATTGTGAAATCCCCAGAAGTTTCGGGCAAGCTGACATTCCCAATCTCTTTGAAGCAG CCTGGTCCAAGGAACTCCCTTCTGCAGTGTTATATAAAGCGGAGTTGTAGCAACCAGACATATTATCTTTTTCTGGGTTTAAGTCAAG CCTCAACTGATGATGGGAAGTTTCTTCTTGCGGCAAAAAAATGTAGACGCCCAACCTGCACAGACTACACCATCTCTTTGAATTCTGAAGATGTGTCAAAAGGGAACAGTGCCTTTGTTGGAAAGCTCAG ATCAAATTTTCTGGGCACTAAATTCACAATCTATGATGCGCAACCTACCAGTAGTGGAGCCAAAGTCACTAAATGTCGTTCAACCAGGCTTGTAAATAAAGTCTCCCCCAGAGTTCCTGTTGGCAACTATCCTGTGGCCCATATTGCTTATGAGTTGAATGTCTTGGGTTCCAG AGGTCCGAGGAGAATGCAGTGTGTAATGGATTCCATCCCTGCCCGTGCTGTTAAGCCAGGAGGCGTGGCACCTACACAGACTGAATTTCTGCATGGCAGCCTGGATAGTTTTCCATCCATCCCATTTTCCAGATCAACATCAACCCGCACAGAGAATTTCTCATCTCCACTAGAGTCTGGTGAGAATGAAGGCATGCTAGTTTTGAGAAACAAGGCCCCTAGGTGGCACGAACAACTCCAGTGCTGGTGTCTCAACTTCAATGGACGAGTAACAGTTGCCTCAGTAAAAAATTTTCAGCTGGTTGCTTCTCCGGAAAATGGAGTTGCTGCGGGCCAGGAGCATGAAAATGTCATCCTTCAGTTTGGAAAAGTGGGTAAGGATGTATTCACCATGGATTATCGGTATCCAATCTCAGCCTTCCAGGCATTTGCCATTTGCCTTAGCAGCTTCGACACCAAGATTGCTTGCGAATGA
- the LOC126590498 gene encoding aspartic proteinase nepenthesin-1-like, whose product MAVLALVYKLSTSLFLLLSLLWGAAIAVSSKPNGFSVELMHIFSPASPLYPGNISFQEEMQRLLQRSDVRMRHIDATIASALTLSNNMSQTAKNQLDDEFIRPQVEYYPIASYIVAVGVGTFPDAKFPERPFKSYYLYMDTGSSLTWVLCADCEKQKPPRCFKTREPPFPNGESQSYKPLPCNKHRFCTPNLCIGDYCSEATGYVGGTHITAILAEETFTFLSNKGRPLPIEDIVFGCAHDTRNVDFGSQEDFKVAGFMGLGYSPSSFPLQISHLIQGKFSFCLSHNREIPTYLRFGGDIPEPSSGLRVTNLVLIPEIPYYYVNLKAISVNGQKLLIDPSVFALRSGGYQGGCLMDNGSSVTYLITPAYKALVKFLEMFYMRYPNYVRHLGPINPAFELCYRWAPPIVPLPAVTFHFEGADLELKDEAFITLEDRDGSSILCLAMMENTVRTIVGSLQQTNYRFIYDLNNALLKFVPEDCAKWS is encoded by the exons ATGGCAGTACTGGCTTTAGTTTACAAACTGTCAACTAGTTTGTTCTTGCTGCTGTCACTACTGTGGGGTGCTGCCATTGCTGTATCATCCAAACCAAATGGCTTTAGCGTCGAACTCATGCACATCTTTTCACCAGCATCGCCTCTTTACCCCGGCAACATTTCCTTCCAAGAAGAAATGCAACGACTCTTACAGCGATCGGATGTGCGAATGCGGCACATCGATGCTACCATTGCATCAGCCCTAACCCTAAGCAATAACATGTCACAAACTGCAAAGAACCAGCTTGATGATGAGTTTATTCGTCCGCAAGTCGAATATTACCCTATCGCCTCTTACATTGTAGCAGTAGGCGTTGGCACTTTCCCAGACGCGAAGTTCCCGGAGAGACCATTCAAATCATACTACTTGTACATGGACACTGGGAGCAGCCTCACCTGGGTACTCTGCGCGGATTGCGAAAAGCAGAAGCCTCCGAGATGCTTTAAAACCAGGGAACCCCCTTTCCCTAACGGCGAATCCCAATCTTATAAGCCTCTCCCTTGCAACAAACACCGCTTTTGCACACCAAACCTGTGTATTGGCGATTACTGCTCCGAAGCCACAGGTTACGTGGGCGGCACCCATATTACTGCCATTCTTGCAG AAGAAACTTTCacgtttttgtcaaacaaaggGCGGCCCCTGCCTATCGAAGACATAGTGTTTGGTTGTGCACATGACACAAGGAACGTAGACTTTGGCAGCCAGGAAGACTTCAAGGTAGCCGGATTTATGGGTTTGGGatattctccttcttcattTCCATTGCAAATATCCCATCTTATTCAAGGAAAATTCTCCTTCTGCCTATCACACAACCGAGAGATTCCAACATATCTCAGATTTGGCGGAGACATACCCGAACCATCCAGCGGCCTACGCGTCACGAATTTAGTCCTCATTCCAGAGATACCCTATTACTACGTGAACTTGAAAGCCATAAGTGTGAATGGACAGAAGCTCCTGATCGATCCATCGGTGTTTGCTCTACGATCCGGGGGTTATCAAGGAGGCTGCCTCATGGACAATGGCAGTTCAGTTACTTATCTCATCACCCCAGCTTATAAGGCATTGGTAAAATTCCTGGAAATGTTTTATATGAGATATCCAAACTATGTTAGGCATCTTGGCCCCATTAATCCCGCGTTCGAGCTTTGTTATAGATGGGCGCCGCCGATCGTTCCCCTCCCTGCTGTTACATTTCACTTTGAGGGTGCTGACCTTGAGTTGAAAGACGAGGCGTTCATAACGCTGGAGGATCGAGATGGGAGCAGTATTTTGTGTTTGGCGATGATGGAAAATACAGTTCGTACTATAGTTGGATCATTGCAGCAAACAAATTACAGATTTATATATGACCTTAACAATGCGCTGCTCAAGTTTGTTCCTGAGGATTGTGCCAAGTGGTCTTGA
- the LOC126590578 gene encoding uncharacterized protein LOC126590578, giving the protein MGPGGPGGGGGPGGGGGWGGPGGGGPGGGGWGGPGPGGPGGWGGPGPGGPGGWGPGPGGPWGPGFMGGPGFFGGFADGLCSMISSCFYCLCCCCLLQECFGGGPRGGFGPPGGPPPPF; this is encoded by the exons ATGGGGCCTGGAGGACctggtggaggaggaggaccgGGTGGTGGAGGTGGCTGGGGAGGCCCAGGTGGTGGCGGTCCGGGAGGAGGTGGATGGGGAGGCCCCGGGCCTGGAGGACCTGGCGGATGGGGCGGTCCTGGGCCTGGAGGACCTGGTGGCTGGGGCCCTGGCCCGGGGGGCCCTTGGGGTCCTGGTTTCATGGGAGGACCTGGCTTTTTTGGAGGGTTTGCTGATGGGTTATGCAGCATGATATCTTCTTG CTTCTACTGCCTGTGCTGCTGTTGTTTGCTGCAGGAATGCTTCGGCGGCGGTCCTCGTGGTGGATTTGGTCCTCCCGGAGGACCCCCTCCTCCCTTCTGA
- the LOC126590577 gene encoding sodium/hydrogen exchanger 1-like: protein MGVSAVVRLGVRSAASEASVNSITLFVVLLCLCILIGHLLEKNRWMTESVTALLIGLCTGIVILLNTEGKSSHILVFNEDLFFIYLLPPIIFNAGFQVKKKRFFQNFMTITLLGAVGSLVSFVIISLGSMQLFKKLDIGFLEMGDYLALGAIFSATDSVCTLQVLDQDETPLLYSLVFGEGVVNDATSVALFNAIQKFDLSHINSTIAMEFSGSFLVLLFASMVLGVAVGLLSAYIIKKLYLGRHSTDREVALMILMAYLSYMVAELFNLSGILTVFFCGLVMSHYTWHNVTESSRVTTKHAFATFSFVSEIFIFLYVGMDALDMEKWKFVKESPGTSIGVSSILLGLVLVGRAAFVFPLCFLSNLTRRSQTDKIGFKQQVTVWWAGLMRGAVSVALAYNWFTMSGHTQQRGNAVMITSTITVVLFTNVVCGLLTKPLVRLLLPQQKQFDSILMSSESEMSLAMPLLLANGEDSKSSMSSDTMPRPSSLRMFLTTPTRSVHYYWRKFDDGYMRPVFGGRGFVPYAPGSPNENMHQSLLGEQIIVE, encoded by the exons ATGGGGGTCTCTGCTGTGGTGAGATTGGGGGTGAGATCGGCCGCCAGTGAAGCTTCCGTAAATTCGATCACTTTGTTCGTGGTGCTCCTATGTTTATGCATTTTGATCGGTCATCTTCTGGAGAAGAATCGATGGATGACCGAATCAGTAACTGCGCTTCTCATC GGTCTTTGTACTGGAATTGTTATTCTACTAAATACCGAAGGCAAAAGCTCACACATCTTAGTGTTTAATGAAGATCTCTTCTTTATATATCTTCTGCCGCCTATTATATTTAATGCCGG ATTTCAGGTGAAAAAGAAGAGGTTTTTTCAGAACTTCATGACAATCACGTTGTTGGGTGCTGTTGGAAGTTTGGTATCATTCGTCATTATATCGCTAG GTTCAATGCAGTTGTTCAAAAAATTGGACATTGGTTTCCTCGAGATGGGGGATTATCTTG CACTTGGAGCAATCTTCTCGGCTACAGATTCAGTTTGCACCCTGCAAGTACTTGATCAAGACGAGACACCTTTGCTCTACAGTCTAGTTTTTGGAGAAGGTGTTGTAAATGATGCCACGTCTGTGGCACTTTTCAACGCAATCCAGAAATTTGATCTCTCTCACATCAACTCAACAATTGCCATGGAGTTTAGCGGCAGTTTCTTAGTTCTCTTGTTCGCAAGCATGGTGCTTGGTGTAGCA GTTGGATTGCTTAGTGCATACATCATAAAGAAGTTGTACCTTGGCAGGCACTCGACTGATCGAGAAGTTGCTCTTATGATTCTAATGGCTTATTTGTCATACATGGTGGCAGAA CTATTCAACCTAAGTGGCATTCTTACCGTTTTCTTTTGCGGGCTTGTTATGTCACACTATACCTGGCATAATGTAACTGAAAGTTCAAGAGTTACAACCAA GCATGCTTTTGCAACGTTCTCGTTTGTTTCTGAGATCTTCATCTTTCTATATGTTGGTATGGATGCCTTGGACATGGAGAAGTGGAAATTCGTAAAAGAGAG cCCCGGGACATCAATTGGAGTCAGTTCGATATTACTTGGCCTGGTTCTGGTTGGAAGAGCGGCTTTTGTATTTCCTCTATGTTTCTTATCAAACTTAACCAGGAGATCACAGACTGACAAAATCGGGTTTAAGCAACAG GTGACGGTATGGTGGGCAGGACTCATGCGTGGTGCTGTATCTGTGGCTCTTGCCTATAACTGG TTTACAATGTCAGGGCATACTCAACAGCGTGGAAACGCAGTCATGATCACTAGTACGATCACAGTAGTTCTCTTCACTAATGTG GTGTGCGGATTATTGACTAAGCCTCTCGTAAGGCTCTTGTTGCCGCAACAGAAACAGTTTGATAGCATTTTGATGTCCTCCGAGTCAGAGATGTCTCTGGCTATGCCGCTCCTCCTCGCTAACGGGGAAGATTCAAAGTCAAGTATGTCTAGTGATACCATGCCCCGTCCATCCAGCCTACGCATGTTCTTGACGACACCAACTCGTTCTGTCCATTACTATTGGAGAAAGTTTGATGATGGTTACATGCGTCCTGTCTTTGGCGGTAGAGGGTTCGTTCCTTATGCTCCTGGTTCACCCAATGAAAACATGCATCAATCGCTCCTCGGCGAGCAGATAATCGTTGAGTAA
- the LOC126591520 gene encoding protein NETWORKED 3A-like, translated as MTKQQTTHWWLYDSHSISKRSPWLQTTLSELEHKTDAMLKLIQEDADSFAQRAEMYYKKRPQLISMVEEFYRIHRSLAERYDQVKSDTGTRLLTTLGSPFSSTKCQSEKAMSVVDLSFDSHSETCCDEPEEEYSESDVDDPEPEDEPRVDEETKENALSRISEDEVRKLKEAIARLEEENRTQKDELKQKDEEKREAMRQLSSAVDSLKEYSDSEVDDPEPEDEPRVDEETKENALSMFSEDEVRKLREAIARLEEENRTQKDELKQKDEEKREVIRQLSLAVDWLKEENVELRKKCFARESPNTSSPAGEPPNNSSPFEFNRFTGTFLRKLFNRSPRSHGTIVAL; from the exons ATGACGAAGCAGCAGACGACACACTGGTGGTTGTACGACAGTCACAGCATCTCCAAACGCTCCCCATGGCTTCAAACCACTCTCTCTG AGCTGGAGCACAAGACGGATGCCATGCTAAAGCTGATTCAGGAAGATGCAGATTCATTTGCTCAACGTGCAGAGATGTATTACAAAAAGCGGCCGCAGCTGATCAGCATGGTGGAAGAATTTTACCGCATTCACCGTTCGTTGGCTGAGCGGTATGATCAAGTGAAGTCTGATACGGGAACACGTCTGCTGACAACGTTAGGGTCTCCATTCTCTTCAACGAAATGCCAGTCTGAGAAGGCGATGAGTGTGGTGGATTTGAGCTTCGATAGCCACTCCGAAACCTGCTGCGATGAACCTGAGGAGGAGTATTCCGAGTCTGATGTTGATGATCCTGAACCGGAGGATGAACCCCGAGTTGATGAAGAAACAAAAGAGAATGCATTGAGCAGGATTAGCGAAGACGAGGTGAGGAAATTGAAGGAAGCAATAGCGAGGCTCGAGGAAGAGAACAGAACTCAGAAAGATGAACTGAAGcagaaagatgaagaaaagagagaggccATGAGACAGTTGAGTTCAGCTGTGGATTCGCTCAAAGAGTATTCCGATTCTGAAGTTGATGATCCTGAACCAGAGGATGAACCCCGAGTTGATGAGGAAACAAAAGAGAACGCATTGAGCATGTTTAGCGAAGACGAGGTTAGGAAATTGAGGGAAGCAATAGCAAGGCTCGAGGAAGAGAACAGAACTCAGAAGGATGAACTGAAGCAGAAAGatgaagagaagagagaggtcATAAGACAGCTGAGTTTAGCTGTGGATTGGCTCAAAGAGGAGAATGTGGAGCTGAGAAAGAAGTGTTTCGCCAGAGAATCGCCAAATACTTCGAGTCCTGCCGGAGAACCACCGAATAATTCGAGTCCTTTCGAGTTCAACAGGTTCACCGGGACATTTTTGAGGAAGCTGTTTAACAGGTCTCCAAGGTCTCATGGAACAATTGTTGCACTCTAG